tttttattaaagaaacaatttttaaagtatttctttttaattattataggtGTGAACGTGTTTCAACGCTTTGTCGTGAGATCATTAACTAACATAAAGTTTGATATACAGAATTTGCAAAgggaaataaaaacaattaggAAGGAAtcatttgcaacattgaatCGAAAATTTGAAGATGATCTATTagaggaggagaaagagaatgtACTAATAAATCTCCCTCTCAAAACTATTGATGGCGATTTACGGGAATTGGAGGAGAACTTGACAAACAAGGAATTCAGAAGTCAAGTTATAAAACAGCTTCTGCAAACCGGTGGAAAGACATTAAAACATATGTCCCTACAGTTAATGCGTAAATTGTTTTCCGACGACTTGGCAGAACAATTTAGTTGGGTTGGtggcaaaaagaaagaagtttTCTCAGACTTGCGTATTTGTAAAGCAATTTTGTGTGAGTTTTCTACTTTTCATTGTACTACTCGACAAAAAAATTCtgcataattatacaaatatgcaTCAATTTTGGCCCAgaataataatgcataaatgtgcaatctaaataaaaatagtatttagtatttgtataattatgcataatttcatataattatgtataattattctcGGCTAAAACcgcatacatatttttagcaTATAATTGTGCATAATGTTGTATAGCTTTTCCCaaataccatttttttttattaatacagcttatttaaataatatataatttccagATGTGGTCGGCAAACGATTTACAGGTGCAACCGAGGATGATATTGCTGCACCAATAAAAACTTGGCTAGCACACGCCAAAGAACGCGCTAATagcgcaaaaaataaaaaaaaagtaaattaaaaaactcaGTTGTTAAGATCATACAAGTATaccgtaattttttttttgaacgacatttaatttactaacattttttttgcattttctcgAAAAGTTTAGTTGCGGCATTAATTTTGCtcattgtgataataatttattttaatcgttttatAATGACaacgttaataaaaaaactatactatgttattttatgatggtcgatatatataaagtgtataacgattgttaaattttaaatgtttacattatataaataaatagaaaaatatactgtaattaatttttattattagatatgcATCGGCATATCTACATTGCATGGGTTGAATGTCTTTTACAGAATGTGAACATGTTATACGCGTTAAggatgttataataatattaagaaattctttcaatatatCTCAGAGTATCTTCATATTATTAGaacattacttttaatatatatatatatatatttaaaaaaatatatatataatgtgcaCATTCTATATAAAGACATTCAATCCATACATTGTGACCTTACCCATATGCTTAGAATATTCTCCGCATATACTAAGCATATTGTCCATATATATCCAGAATATTCCTTGAATATGGCCAGgatttttttcgaatatcgCCAGTATATACTCAGGATCAGAAAATAGCGGACATTTGGTCATTCCCAGATTATACTGAGAATATCCCAGGATATGTTTTGAATATTCTaagaatatcattaatttccCGGTCAAATATCCTACGAACATTGTCAGAATATCCAAATGCTATCTGGGTTGTATATTCTTTCGAATTCGCTTCgcacacgcttcgcatgtacaCACGAGCATTGAAGCAGATCATTTGAAGCAAGTCATTTCAAcatcttaattaataaacgttgtttctttactttgttataaacgagcatttattttattgacataccctcaaccgaccgaacctggattccggcgagctactccgcgtccgccgaagctcacacggtttcacactttatttatattgtgatttataatatttttgtattttataatattttattgtgatttataatattttttatacatataatgtaattGTGTTATAGAATTGTTATTTTGCTTTGTTGCTTACTggttataataaagtaaatggcAATATAACTTGAATGTAACATGTTATATAACAAGTGcttcgtaaatattattttaatgttatatatttatttatttgtaataaactgAGTGTCGGGAGGAAACAACGCGAGTTAGCATCAGAAAACAACTGCATACGCATCTTGTTACGTGTGCGCGCAGCGGCTACTACGTCAATGATTGGTAGTGAGCAGTGCTGCAAGATCGAGCATCCTGCAACAAAACAACATGAGGGGAACGGCCCCCACCATGCGGGCACTACACAAGCGAGAACCgcacgtcacgcgtccgtgtgcgcacGCGTCAGCGTAGCATGCTATATTTTGTCACTTCCCCAGCCCGCAAAAAATGCTACGTACGAAAAATGCCAAGAAGCCAAGcgtttttaatcgagtaaggcgaatcgcTCGAATAATAAAGATTCCGTCTTCTAGACCTGTATCTtgcaacttgttttttttcttttttcgcatTTCTTTCTAACGCACAATCTAATGCACaatcgaataaataattaaataaattttttttctaaacagtattattttatattcattaaaaatatacgcataagttaaattattaactgttgaaaaagatattaatttgctatgacttgtcaatagaaaaataaaatataattttacaattttttaacaaaatgcaaCTTTAACATATgccaagattattaataaatataaaataatacttttttgtcaaaaacattattaaataatttgattgattaCTGTTAGAAACTCATatgcaaaaaaagttgcaagaagCAATTTCCAAACACAATATCTTCAACATTTAGCTAATTGCTTTACCCGTTTAGCCACGCTTGCTACttgacattttcttctttaaacttaaaagaaagatatattaataatttattagtagtTAATAGTGGCCTTCCACGCCacccatgaggtgccactaatagcgcgctagatttttttaaagtggatctttgcctgtagccctattataccacatattattgcaaaataccacaaaaaatatattactatgtaaatattatgtatattacaatataaaaactaaatgtatattataaacatatacatatatattagtatcatatattagtatcatattcacgtataaataatagatgtgTATGgtacgcacgcgcgcgcgcgcgcacgcacacacacacacacacacacacacacacacacacacccacGCAcacattattagaattttatagcGGTTGAAGAGacttcaaatataaatattgataaggttgttttttttaacttttgtttaatttttatttatatatatgtataaaaaaatatcaataatttataaatatattttgaatattcgGCTTTGTCCGTCTTATTCTGCTGCGACCACCTCTCCCGCCACGGCCGCCCCTCCCGCCACCGATTCCTCTGGCTATTGAATTTTGATAGCCTCCTGTGGCTCCGCGAGCAGCCCTCTGGACATACCAGCGGGCTCGTGCACGACCGGctcctctccttttttttcctacaaaataaagattgatgtaaataatcaataaaataaaaatattgtatatgtctatgaagaatgtaataattcaaaatttattacgtactatatttttttggatGCGGTTGCTCCGGCATCCGCTTCAGCTGCTGTTGTTGaggctgctgctgttgttgttgctgctgttgttgaggctgctgctgttgttgttgctgctgctgctgctgctgctgttccACTTGGAGGCGCAGCCTCACAACCTCCTCATGTTGCAGCTGCATTTGCTACTGCATTTGCAACAGCAGTTGCTGCAAATGTGGAGCTTCTACTTGCATTGTGTTttctgtaaaaagaaaaaaatatatatatgtatccttttttttaaagatattatgtgtacaattataataataacttaagGGGGAACACCAGGGTGACGGCCGAAAAAAAAGGCTattttcgtgaatttttttttcattatctaatagtttgtttaatttataaactatatatgttaaaagtacatacttatattatgttagaaaaaaaatttcataaaataatatttatatttataataattatggtGATTGATGTGCACCTCGTCTGAAAAAACATAGGTGCACGGGCGCTCGTGCTGCATCTGAACGGGAgctctgaaataaattttttaaattgtgatttaaaGTATATGAATGTAGTTTCAGTTGCACGTAcggattttttgataaaataatttttgacaaaatggcactgtttaaaaaaaaagttttcgattttttaacaaaaatttgttacttctttaattgtttttcaaaaactaaTAATCCGATTGAAAAATCCGTACGTGCAACTGAAGACAATTTTGTTGTAAACATTCTgtccaaatttcaagttattcGGATAAAAATTGGCCGAGATATGAGAGCGCCCAGTTACGAAAACgtggtttcgagaaaaacgcgtttaaagttttacaACTAATTGGTTcatataaaacgataaaattttgtaacaaaccAAAGTGCGTCCAATCCGGGTGCATATGAAGTGCCTTCTGAAGCAATAGCTAGTTCTTCGGCTTCGTTTCTGCTTTGCTTTCTTCGCAATCTTTCCTCACGCGTCGCCGCTTGCGTTCGGAGGTCTGCAAGTGAAAGCCGTTGATCGTCCTTGTAGTCGCGAAATTGTGATGCTGACAGTCCAATTCTAATTCCCAGCAGctccattatttttaatacatcgGTGTATCcatcattaaaaatacaaacagcAATGCTTGCAGCGATTTCTACGACTATACCTCCACTTGATGTTGTTTTTAGATCGATGCTCCAAATCATGTTGTTAAAActctcattattattttgagtAAAACCTCCCAAGCATTTTTCAAGTAACCTTTTATCACTCAAATCTTTATAAATGGGAGTGATTGCATCAATGACTACATCAGGAAGCGGTGTTTTGTGTGTATAATCGCTTTGTCGTACAGCTTTTGCTCGCTGCCAAGTGCACCAAGAATTTGGCCCCTCCGGGCAATAATCATGTTTCGGATTGTCGTCAGATGAACTCTTGTGATACAGAGTACTCCAAATCGCTTTATACATTTCATCCACAGAATTTTGATGTCTGCGAATAGCTAGTCCGTAAAAAGTACTTAAATCATCAATTAATTTCGCTGTAAGTTTTCCTTTACCTCCTAGtcctttattttcttttttacatttacgtAACCTTGCGCCCATTCTTTTTTGTACGTGGTTAATGCACTCTTTTTTTGTAACAGGATACGGAACCGAATCGACGATTGCTTTGTAAGTTTTGCTGTCACCGTCtccaatataatttatatatcgaaCATTGTGAAGATCTTCGGATCTTAGAAACATTTCGCGAATTCCCTCGACTTCCATTTTGCCAGAGGAGCCTTCATGATTTGCCGTGCATTCATCTGCATGAGATTGTAACCACTCTTCGTATTCTACAGTATTGCTTCGTTTTTCCCAAAAAGTGCAGGCTTTACAAAAGGAAGATTTTATACTTATATCGAGTACTTTACTTGTATAATAACCGATCAGAGATGAAACGCCGAACAACGAACTAAAGCCCCTTTTTTTCCAGCTTCCGTCACCAGATACTGTAATTTCTGTAGTCTCTTGAACATTTAATGCTTCTGcagttttcattttttcctCTTGTGCACtagattttaatgaaagattaCAAATCGATTTTGCAGCAGTGTGGATTTGTTTCACGAGAGAGTCATAGAAGGAACGGAAGATAGGTCGAGGCAAATCCATTAGTCCGCAAAACTTTTCTGCTCCATTCAATCCGATTCCCAATAACctcattacaaatataaatcttttgtttatttcataTGCATTAGAAATAAGAGGACACGATTCGATGTATTTCGGATCACATTCTTTACATTTGATAACTAATTTAAATCCGAGGCCACGTTTACTTGTTTCGTGAAATTCTATCTCACTTCCACACGTTTTGCAACACAGAAATACTGCCATAACGGgaaaaaccgaaaaaaaatttaaaattctatatgaTATTGTTGGATCAATATCAATATCCTTATCAAcggttttcaattttttggaTGACGTGCTTTTGTCGCCTACATTTTGTTCTATTTCAAATCGATTCAGAGgacgtttcaattttttgccgTCTTTAGTTGGTTTCGGATTAGATTGTTTCTTGCCTTTTCGATCCATctttaacataaaatgaatatctctaataaactaaataaataaccaAATAACTCTTAGATTTTCAAATCAACGTTTGCTACGAACCTTGCGCCTCGAAGGTTGccgaaagattatttttacacgCTTAACGGTCGTCACAAAAACATATGTACATACTATACAACAGAACTCAAGCACGTAgacaacaaaaaaatactGGTAAAACTCCCTATAGACAGATCAAGGGGACTGCCGAATCTTTTCAGATAGCGCGCGGCCGGTTCTACTAGCGGCATCTGACCAAGTTCTACTCTATGACATATTTACTATAGTTCCGTTACGAATTTCACCATAATATTATAgagacatatttttaagactccaaacatcacaaaaatgcaaaaaaaaaaaatcgattttttgaaacCGTCACCGTGGTGTTCCCCCTTAAcgtaattactttaaaaacgttaattttagcacaaatataattaataatattaattacttaccGGACGAAGCGTTCTCCATGGCAACCTGCGCTTACTTTTCCATGAATTGTGAAAATAGCGGCGTTTGAAGAACGTGGACGCAACTTCGATGCGCATAGCGTTCTGCGCATCGAAGTCGCGTCCACGTTCTTCAAACGCCGCTATTTTCACAATTTGTGGAAAACTAAGGAACTAAGGAAAACTAAATGCGCAGCATTTTTGCGATTCTCAATTGTTTCTGCGCGTAAACCGCGTTTGCATTGCGTGGTATATATAAGAGCACggcaaattttaatagtaatattttatatgccgCTCATTTCTTTTCGTTGAAAAAGCTTAGGCAGTCTTGACTGTAAGTTTTTCAAACCTTTCTGTACATTTAcgtaatttttcttctctttccttattttttttcttctttgaatctttgttttttttttgttttctatagttttattttgtattcattataaaaatatgtgatttattaaaaaaaaaatgcaagtgAAGCTTTTCAGAAGCTTGGCTTCGCGatgatagatataaatattggatACAAAAAGTACCATTAGATGACAGTTTATTTCATTGcattatatgtgataaaaatatttcttgcaacACGAGCATTTCTAGACATGCAAATTCTACGCATcacaaaagtaatattaaagaagacacatctttgttattaaataataattatattactgtagaaaaaaatatttctaagacattaaaatttcaaccACAATGGTTAGAAATAGAGTACTTTCAACCATGGTTACGCGAAGTATCACACGATAAAACATTATGTTTTTGTTCCTTGTGTGAAATATATCTAACTGCTAAAATGTCATGAATTTCTCGTCATGCACAATCAATAGCACATTTTACAATtactaaaaatgttaatatggAAACGAAAAATACAGACGAAGATGTCAATATGCCGGACGAATCAATTTTGTTGTTCGATAAGCGAAAGAAAGCTGCAGAAATTCGATACGCTGCTTTCATCGCTGAGAAAAACATTTCGCATCAAACTGCGACAGAAATTCTCACTTTTTTCCAACAAATAGGAAAAGATTCTGACGTATTGCAAAACATGAAAATGAGTCGGActaaatgtcaaaaaattatttcgaccGTGTTGTGTCCGGTTAAAACGGATCGTGTAGtcgatattattcaaaatactaaatttactatttttattgatgaaaCGTCTGACATTTCTAATCAAAAATGGATGACGTTTCATGTTCGGTATGTTGATCCTGCAACATTAGACATTCGCTCGCAATTAGtcaaattaatagatattgatGCAAGGAATAGTAGTgcggaaaaattatttgatgctTTTAAACGAGAAATGTATAGACtgcaaattccatttttaaatattgttgccTTGTCATGCGACAATGCGTCCGTCATGATGGGtaaatattcatcatttaaaacaaaacttgaaaaaaaatgtaaaaatttattaacattttcatgCCCATGTCATTCCGCTGCACTTGTTGCACATACTGCATGTGGTAAGATCCCAGACTATTGCGAggaattcgtaaaaaaaatagcaagtTATATTAACAGTAGTCCAAAACTATCAgctatttttgaagaattttgtgAATGTTTTCAGAAAGCAAaccgaaaaattttaaagttgtcCGACACACGATGGCTTTCTCGGCATTCATGTATTGAAAGACTTTTAGAGTATTGGGATACTGTcgagcattttttaaaagaaatggtAATGAGTGAAAGAACAAAGTCtggacaaaatttattatctataatgcaaaaacttgatataaaagcatatttattatttttaaaacatattttacattttgttaatGCTTTCAATGCATTTTTCCAAGCTCTAGAAACAAGAATACAGTTATTGCAGCCGAAATCATTTCAGTTCCTAACcattatttgtaaacatttcttaaagtcagaacttttacaaaatatagtaataattttgaattttccaacaaagaaaatcaaaaatcttttaacgAAGTATATTTAGGagataaatgtgaaaaatatcttgacGAGTTGATAACAGAGGGACACGCAAACGTAGTTGCAATAGTTTGAGAGAactgtttgcaattttacataactGCTTCccaagaaatttgtaaaagattaccaataaatgacaaatttttatcaaaataaaaaattttcgaacCGGACACAGCTTTACGTGATATTAATAGAGAAACTTCATTTAATGATGTTTCTTTTGTCGCTCAGACTATTGGCGGGTTTAACGAAAACGGTTTAAGAAAAGAATGGTTTGCTTTACATCAAAGCTTTACAGAAGcagaaaaagatattctatCAATGTTGAATTTTGATGACATGTGGAAACAAATTTTCCAACGCACTCATCAATATCCAAATTTAATGTGTCTTTTGAATGCTATAAGATCGCTACCAAATTCTAATGCCGATTCAGAAAGAATCTTTTCCTTGCTGCCagatataaaaacgaaaaaacgaAATCCACTTTCATCTGTCAGTGTCAATGCTTTATGCGTGCTTAAGTCAGCATTGAAAGCGAGAGGGGAAACAGCTGTAGAcatagaaattaaagaaaagcaTTTGTCTCTAATGTCCGCGGACAAATTGTATTCTGCATGTcctaaaaaagataaaagttgtCTAACACTATATGCTgcagatattaatgaaattgctGGTCCCTCCTCGTctaataatatgcaataataatgtttaaaataaaatttattattgcattgctCATTACTAATATTTGCTTTGTTCACTTTCAGATGTATAGAATATCATGCCTGTGACATCAGGCATGATATCTTATACATTTGAACATCATGTCTGGTATCGTGTATATCAGACCacacttttaaatgtttagaaaATCATGTCTGTTacagacatgatattttaaacatttaaacatcaTGTCTGGTATCATGTATATCAGACCACACTTATAAACGTTTAGGAAATCATGTCTGTTATagacatgatattttaaacatttaaacatcaTG
This DNA window, taken from Linepithema humile isolate Giens D197 chromosome 7, Lhum_UNIL_v1.0, whole genome shotgun sequence, encodes the following:
- the LOC137001228 gene encoding uncharacterized protein, which gives rise to FCFCSLTELPNEPSYTSNNGSINSQDTLSNKYARKNTEFARNQNSPGTVVRHIHSHAAENQVTNVITSEPTLNIDDNIIFDFPEFEQQKENASPLIDYSPISHIFNNNQSVNVFQRFVVRSLTNIKFDIQNLQREIKTIRKESFATLNRKFEDDLLEEEKENVLINLPLKTIDGDLRELEENLTNKEFRSQVIKQLLQTGGKTLKHMSLQLMRKLFSDDLAEQFSWVGGKKKEVFSDLRICKAILYVVGKRFTGATEDDIAAPIKTWLAHAKERANSAKNKKKVN
- the LOC137001226 gene encoding uncharacterized protein, with the protein product MLKMDRKGKKQSNPKPTKDGKKLKRPLNRFEIEQNVGDKSTSSKKLKTVDKDIDIDPTISYRILNFFSVFPVMAVFLCCKTCGSEIEFHETSKRGLGFKLVIKCKECDPKYIESCPLISNAYEINKRFIFVMRLLGIGLNGAEKFCGLMDLPRPIFRSFYDSLVKQIHTAAKSICNLSLKSSAQEEKMKTAEALNVQETTEITVSGDGSWKKRGFSSLFGVSSLIGYYTSKVLDISIKSSFCKACTFWEKRSNTVEYEEWLQSHADECTANHEGSSGKMEVEGIREMFLRSEDLHNVRYINYIGDGDSKTYKAIVDSVPYPVTKKECINHVQKRMGARLRKCKKENKGLGGKGKLTAKLIDDLSTFYGLAIRRHQNSVDEMYKAIWSTLYHKSSSDDNPKHDYCPEGPNSWCTWQRAKAVRQSDYTHKTPLPDVVIDAITPIYKDLSDKRLLEKCLGGFTQNNNESFNNMIWSIDLKTTSSGGIVVEIAASIAVCIFNDGYTDVLKIMELLGIRIGLSASQFRDYKDDQRLSLADLRTQAATREERLRRKQSRNEAEELAIASEGTSYAPGLDAL